GTGGCCAGCATGGTTACCATGGAGGTCAAGAGAAGTTTACGCACGACAAAATCCTCCCCATCCAGTTGGATTCGTTCTCCAAAAATAATCACACAGGCGGATATAACCACCTACTCTATGAAGATAACACACCTCGTAAGGGGAATGCTGTCGAGTTTTGTCTATGAAGTATTTTTCATACGCCAATCCCGGCCGGGTGGGTTCGCTAGACTCTTGAATAACCCACAAGTAGACACCATGTAGTTTTCGAAGTTGGCCCAGGGACTATTCAAAATACACAGTGATTCGTGTGCTCGAGAACTGTCCGCAAGGGGTGACGACATCTATTTTCATTTCGCGCGTTTATAGTCGTACGTCTATTGGATAAATACGGAATGAGGGGTGTCTTACAAGTCGAGTAAGCACAAAATGTACCATCTATCCATGATTGCTGAGGACTACGACACGGTTGAATTGGGAAGACGTGACGGCTGTCGTATTGGCAGGCGGTTGGAGAGGGGAATGCCAGGGCCTTATCGAGCAAACTGTGTGCCATTACAGAGCGATCAAAGGAGCGCGGTTCCTCTAAGTCGACACGTTCCCACCATCCGGGGTCTCGAGAGTAGGGACTAGGGCATCACGGTTCGTTATTAGGGTTGCCGATGGCAATATTGGCTCATAAGAGAACACCAGGACCTTGTCGCACCACCAGTGGTGGGCAGTGGTCCAACGATTGGTGTGAGGTTGCATGGACGTGGACCAAGGTTGCCCGCCGTCCCATCATGTCGGGGATCAGAGTATTAAACAGTGGAACCAGAGAAGCCATTATTGAGCATTTGGGCAAAGTCCGAATGACTAAAGGAACGCGGTTCCCTTGCCTTGCCAACTTCCGGGCTTCCAGAAGCGCTAGGGGCTCAAGACAAGGGTACCGCGGTTCCCTGGGGCTTGCCTCAGGAAAACATAGCGCACAAGGGATTTCCAGGGCCTATTGGAAAACCCACTCTGTGTATGACCGCGGTTTCCCTCTCGTCGCCGCAGGCCAAAATGGATCTACTTTCCTTATACCTCTTATAACATCCGTCGAGCGAACGTGAGGACTCCGTCTTACGCTTCTTTCAATTCCTTGCGAAGCCGCTCCAAATCATCCTTTACAGCAGCTTCTTTCTTCAATGCGTCCAGTTCGCGTTGTACGGAATCCCGGCCGTCTAAAGGATCTTCCAAAATACCCTCGTCCAGGAGCGTTTCCATTGCTGAAGCACGACCCATCATCTGCTCTGCTTTATCGTTTGCACGTTGTAAGGTATCCCCAACGCCGCCGAGTTCACGACTAATACCGGCAATCGACTCACCGATTCGCACCTGCGCTTGCGCAGCCTGATAGGACGCTTTCGTAACTTCTTTCTGGGTCTTAAAACTTGCAATACGTTCCTGAAACTTCTGCTCAGATTCCTTTAAAC
This is a stretch of genomic DNA from Alicyclobacillus dauci. It encodes these proteins:
- a CDS encoding PspA/IM30 family protein, which translates into the protein MGLFKRASDIIESKVNRLLDRVEDPSAALDLSYDKMLDGLQLVKRHLADVVTEQKVVEKQIQQAEAGVAERESEARTALKMNREDLAQAALERKHAALEQLQQLREAHEKISLQVERLKESEQKFQERIASFKTQKEVTKASYQAAQAQVRIGESIAGISRELGGVGDTLQRANDKAEQMMGRASAMETLLDEGILEDPLDGRDSVQRELDALKKEAAVKDDLERLRKELKEA